A window of Aerococcus urinae contains these coding sequences:
- a CDS encoding zinc metallopeptidase, whose product MFGFPLFYMFDPTIILLIIGAIIAGIASWNVNRTFDKYSRYTNRRGLTADQVARMMLDHNQIGHVGVSTVRGKLTDYYDPRDKNLYLSDQVSQESSISAIGVAAHECGHALQDADNYAFMRIREKIVPVVNFGSSLSMPILLLGVLFGMNQTLINIGIALFSLALLFQLVTLPVEFDASRRAIRCLDEMNILSQEELPYAKSTLRAAALTYVAGTVSTLLSLLRIIILFGGNRRD is encoded by the coding sequence GTGTTTGGATTTCCTTTATTCTACATGTTTGATCCTACCATTATCTTGTTAATTATCGGTGCCATTATTGCCGGGATTGCCTCTTGGAATGTCAACCGAACTTTTGATAAATATAGCCGCTATACTAACCGCCGGGGCTTAACTGCTGACCAGGTGGCTCGGATGATGTTGGACCATAACCAAATTGGTCATGTGGGGGTGAGTACGGTGCGTGGGAAATTAACGGACTACTACGATCCCCGTGATAAGAATCTCTATCTCTCGGACCAAGTTTCCCAAGAGAGCTCGATTTCAGCCATTGGTGTTGCTGCCCATGAGTGCGGCCATGCCCTGCAGGATGCTGATAACTATGCCTTTATGCGGATCCGAGAAAAAATCGTCCCCGTGGTTAACTTCGGCTCCAGTCTGTCCATGCCTATCCTGTTACTTGGGGTCCTTTTTGGAATGAATCAAACCCTGATTAATATTGGGATTGCCTTGTTTTCCTTGGCCTTGTTATTTCAATTGGTGACTTTACCGGTTGAATTTGATGCTTCTAGACGGGCCATTCGTTGTCTCGACGAAATGAATATTCTGAGTCAGGAAGAATTACCCTATGCTAAGTCTACTTTAAGAGCGGCTGCTCTCACTTATGTAGCTGGGACAGTCTCTACCTTACTTTCGCTCTTGCGGATTATTATTCTTTTCGGTGGCAATCGCCGTGACTAA